Below is a genomic region from Patescibacteria group bacterium.
TGGCTTTGATAAAGTTTCTAAATAATATATTAATGGAGAAGTAATATTATGAGTGAAGAGAAAAAATATCCTAAAGTAGTCGTTGGCGTGTTTATTTTTAATGATAAGTCGGAACTTTTTTTAATGGCTCATAGGTATTGGCAGAATAAATTTACCATACCGGGCGGTCATGTTGAAATCGGAGAAAAATTTGAAGAAACGGTTAAGCGGGAAGTTAAAGAAGAAACTAACTTAGACATAAAAGACATAGAATTTTTGGATTTTGAAAATATGAATAATTTAAAGACTAAATTTACCGGTCCGGTAAATCATTTAGTATCTTTCCTCTATAAGGTAAGAGCCAAAGGAGACCAAAAAGTTATATTAAATAAAGAAGGTAGTAGTTTCAAGTGGCAGACTGTCGAAGAATGGCTAAAGCAAAAAGAAGAAGTTACCGATTCGTCCGTTGAGCCGATGATTAAGTATTTTATAAATAATAATCAGATATAATGTTATGAGTGAAGAAAAAGAGATTGATAATTTCGGATGTAAATATGCTATTACCGGAGTCAGCGCGTTTATTTTTAATAAAGATGGCAAATTACTTTTAACTAGGTCGCCGAAATGGGGTAATTTATGGGTAGTACCGGGAGGTAAAGTAGATTTCGGTGAAAGTATGGAACAAACTCTTAAACGTGAAATGAAGGAGGAATTAAATTTAGATATAAGCAATATAGAATATTTAACAACCATAGAACTTAATAGAACTGAAGAAAGGCCTAATTTACATATGGTGGTTAATGAATTTATTGCAACGGCCGACGACGATGACGTTAAATTGAATGATGAACATAGCGAATTTGACTGGCGCAAGCCCGAAGAATGGTTTAAAGAAAAAGATGTCTATCCAGCAACAAGAGAAATAATCGGATATTATTTAAATGAATTTTTGCCAAAGAAGGATTGTGAAAATCTTTATAAGCGCGCTCTAGCCGATTACCAGAATTTGCTTAAGCAGACGGCCAAAGAAAAAATGGAATTCGCGGTTTATGCCAACGAGCAGATGCTAAGAGAAATTTTACCGGTGTATGATCATTTAAAAATGGCCATTGAGCATCACAGTGAAGAGTCAAAAGATGAATGGCTGACCGGAGTGAAGTTCGTCGTCAAGCAGTTTAAAGATGTTTTAGAAAAAATCGGTGTGGAAGAAATTACGGCTGAAAAAAAGTTTGACCATAATTTAATGGAAGCCTTAAGCAACGAAGAGACTGAAGATGAAAGCTTGGACGGGAAAGTGGCCAAGCAGGTAAAAGCCGGCTACAAGCTGAACGGGAAAGTGATTGAGCCGGCAAAAGTAATAGTTTATAAATTAAAATAATTTTTAATTTGTCATTGCGAGGAGCATCAGCGACGAAGCAATCTCCGGTTAAACGGCACGTACGTGGATTTTTACCAGAGATTGCTTCGCCCCCAAACGCTGGGCTCGCAATGACAGAAAAAGGAGAATAAATATATGTCACCAATCATAAAATGGATGCCATCCCTTGAATCTTTCGAGGATATGGATAAAATGTTTGAAGATTACATGCCGACTCGCGCCGGTTTCGCCGGCTATGTTCCGGCCATAGACGTTTATCAGGATAAGGATAAAGTCTATATTGAAACGCAATTGGCAGGGATTGATCCGGAAAAAGTTGATATTTCCATCAATAATAATGTTTTAACCATTAAGGGCGAAAGCGAAAAGAAAAGTGAAGTTGAAGACAAAAATTATTACCGGAAGGAAATCAGGCGCGGCAGTTTCTATAGGAGCGTGCCTTTACCGTCGCAGGTTTTAGGCGAAAAGGCCTCGGCCGAAGCGATTAACGGAATTTTAAAAATTGTCGTTCCGAAAGCGCTGGGCACCAAGCCGAAAACGATTAAGATAAAAACTAGCAAAAAATAAATTAATAAATAATTTAAATTAATATAAAATATTATGTCAAAAATACTAGGTATTGATTTGGGAACTACTAATTCGGCTATGGCCATTATTGAAGGCGGGCAGCCGAAAATTTTAGAAAATGCCGAAGGCAACCGGACTACGCCTTCTATCGTGGCGATTTCTAAAAACGGCGAAAGATTAGTCGGCTTAACCGCTAAACGGCAGGCCGTGACCAATCCGGAAAATACGGTCTACGCGGTCAAGCGCTTAATCGGACGCAGTTTTGAGTCGGACGAAGTTCAGCGCGACATTAAAATTTCGCCTTATAAAATAGTTAAGGCTAACGGCGGCGTTAAAATAAAAATGGGAGATAAAGAATTTACGCCCCAAGAAGTTTCGGCTATGATTTTAGCTAAACTTAAAGCCGATGCCGAAGCTAAGTTGGGCGAAAAAATTACTGAAGCCATTATTACCGTGCCGGCTTATTTTGACGATTCGCAAAGGCAGGCGACTAAAGACGCTGGGCGTATCGCTGGCTTAGATGTAAAAAGAATAATCAACGAACCAACGGCCGCGGCACTCGCCTACGGCTTTGAAAAAAAGAAAGGCGAGCAGATCGCGGTCTACGATTTAGGCGGCGGTACTTTTGATATTTCCATCTTAGACGTATCGGCCGATACGGTTGAAGTAAAATCAACCAACGGCGATACTCATCTGGGCGGCGAAGATTTTGACCAAAGAATTATTAATTGGATCATTGAAGAATTCAGAAAAGACCAAGGCATTGATTTATCTAAAGACACTTTGTCTCTGCAAAGGATAAAAGAAGCCGCGGAAAAGGCTAAAATTGAGCTTTCCACTACCATGGAAACGGAAATCAATCAGCCGTTTATCACGACCGACGCTAACGGGCCGAAACATTTAGTCATGAAAATGACGCGCGCCAAACTTGAGGAACTGGTCGGGGATTTGGTTGAAAAAACCATCGCGCCCTGCCAGTCGGCTCTAAAAGACGCGGGCTTTACCATTAAAGATATTCAGGAAATAATTTTAGTCGGCGGCATGACGCGCATGCCCTTAGTCCAGAAAAAAGTTAAAGAGTTTTTCGGCGGCAAAGAGCCGAATTTAACCGTTAACCCGGATGAAGTCGTGGCTCTAGGCGCGGCCGTGCAAGCCGGAGTTTTGCAAGGCGACGTTAAAGATGTTTTGCTTTTAGACGTTACGCCTTTGACTTTAGGCATAGAAACTCTGGGCGGTGTGGCTACGGCTTTAATTGAACGCAATACCACTATCCCGACCTCAAAGTCGCAGATTTTTTCCACCGCGGCCGAAGGCCAAACCAGCGTGGAAATTCATGTTCTGCAAGGCGAGCGCCCGATGGCGGCCGACAATAAAACTTTGGGCCGCTTCATCTTAGACGGCATTCCGCCGGCGCCGCGCGGCGTGCCGCAGGTTGAAGTAAGCTTTGACATAGACGCCAACGGCATTCTTAATGTTAAGGCCAAAGACAAAGCGACGAGTAAAGAGCAAAAAATCACCATAACGGCCTCTTCCGGCTTATCTAAAGAAGAAGTGGAAAAAATGAAAAAAGAAGCCGAACTCCACGCCGAGGAAGATAAAAAGAAAAAAGAGCAGGTGGAAACTAAAAATCAGGCCGAGGCGGTAATTTTTCAGACCGAAAAATTAATTAAAGACGCGGGCGATAAAATTAAACCCGAAGAATTAAAAGAGTTGCAGAATAAAATTGAAGATTTGAAGAAAATAAAAGATACTGACAATCTTGACGGCATTAAGAAAAAGCTTGAAGAAGTTAACGCCATAGCGCAAAAGATCGGCGCGGCTATGTATCAGGCCGCCTCCGCTGAAGCTTCGGCGAGCCAAGCAAATCAAGCTGGCGCACAGTCTGGCGCCGAACAACCTGGAGCCGGCGAGCCGAAAAAAGAAGAACCGCCGATTGAAGGCGAATTTACGGAAAAGAAATAAAGTAAATGACATTTTCCCCTCCTTGCTAAGGAGGGGCTAGGGGAGGTGGCATGGAAAAGGCAAAAAACAATTTAGTTTATAATCAGCCTTGTCTAAAAAGCATAAGAAAAAAATTAAGGCAGCAAGATATTCCCGCTGAAAAAGTGTTGTGGAATAAAATTAGAAATAAACAACTAAAATATAAATTTAGAAGACAATACAGCGTCGGCAGATATGTGCTTGATTTCTATTGTCCGAAAGTTAAATTAGGCATTGAAGTTGATGGAGCAACTCATGGCAATAAAATTGAAATAAAAAAAGATATTGGAAAAGAAAATTTTATTAATCGGTTTGGCGTTAAAATAATTAGGTTTATCAATTTTGACATTTATTATGAGATTGATGGTGTTTTAACTGAAATAAATAGTCAATGTGAAAAAAGAGAAAGTGAATTAAAAACCAGACCTCACCCCAACCCTCTCCTTATCAAGGAGAGGGAGTAATATTATGAATAAGGATTATTATAAAGTTTTAGGCGTGGATAAGAATGCTTCGGCCGAGGAAATCAAAAAGTCTTTTCGGCAAAAGGCGCATCAATGCCATCCGGATAAGCAGGGCGGAGACGAAAGAAAATTCAAGGAGCTTAACGAAGCTTATCAGGTTTTAAGCGACTCTAAAAAACGATCCCAATACGATCAATTCGGTTCGGCTTTTGAGCATGGCCAGGCCGGCGGCGCGCAAGGCTTTGGCGGCTTCGGTGATTTTTCCGGCGGGTTTAACGTCAATATGGATGATTTGGGCGATATTTTTAGCGGGCTGGGCGATGTTTTCGGCTTCGGCGGAGGCCAGGGTCAGCGGTCGCGAAGCGCCAGGCGGGGCAGTGATATCCAGGTGCTTTTAGCCATTAATTTTAACGAAGCGGTTTTTGGCGTGGAAAAAGAAATCAGCCTGAAAAAAACCGTTAAATGCTCTAAATGCCAGGGCGAGGGCCGGGAGCCGGGCTCGGAAGTTATAACGTGCAAAACTTGCGGCGGCAAAGGGCGCGTTATTAGGGTTCAGCGGACGATTCTCGGCAATATGCAGGTGCAGATGGCTTGCGAGGATTGCGGCGGCGAAGGCAAAAGCTTTAAAGAAAAATGCTCGGCCTGCCGCGGCGCCGGCTTAGTCCAGGAAATAGTCAATTTAAAAGTTAAAATTCCGGCCGGCATTGATAATAATGAAACCATAAGATTATCCGGCCAGGGCGAAGCCGCGGCCAAAGGCGGCCAGGCCGGCGATCTGTATTTAAAAATAAGGGTTAACCCGGACAGGCGCTTCCAGCGCGACGGCGCTAATATAAAATCCCGCGCGGAAATCGGCTTTTCCCAGGCCGCTCTAGGCGATAAAATTGAAATCGTTACGGTTGACGGGCCGGTTGATTTAAAAATTCCCGAGGGCACGCAGTCAGGCAAAATTTTTATCTTGCGCGATAAAGGCGTGCCTTATTTAAACGGCCGCGGCCGCGGCAATCATTTAGTTGAGGTGATTGTTAAAACTCCGGCCGGGTTAAGCCGCAAGCAGAAAGAATTATTAAAAGAATTGGGGGCTTAAAATTTATCATGAAAACTTACCATATTATCACCATCGGCTGCCAAATGAACAAGTCTGACAGTGAACGGTTAGCCGGTGTGCTGGAAAAACAAGGCTATAAAAAAACCGATAATAAATATCGGGCCGACTTAGCGGTGGTTAACACTTGCGGCGTCAGGCAAATGGCCGAGGATAGGATTTACGGCTTGATCCCGGATATAAAAAAAGCCAATAAAAAAGTAAAAATAATTTTAACCGGCTGTCTGGCAAACAGAAAAGACGTAAGAAATAGATTAAAAAATTACGTGGATGTCTGGCTGCCGATTAGTGAAATTACGAATTTTCAAACAAAGGCGAAACGCGGAAATGACTATTTAAAAATAAAGCCGAAATACGAGTCTAAATTTTCCGCTTATGTGCCGATTGGCAACGGCTGCGATAATTTCTGCTCTTATTGCGTCGTGCCGTATGCCAGGGGGCGGGAAGTTTATCGGCCGGTTAAAGACATTTTAGGCGAAGTTAAAAGTCTGGCTGAAAAAAATTATAAAGAGATTGTTCTAATCGCGCAAAACGTTAACAGCTATAAATCAGGCAAAACTGATTTCGCCGGCTTGCTTAAGCTAGTAAATAATATCAAGGGAGATTTTTGGCTTAGGTTTATAACCAGCCATCCTAAAGATATGTCGGATAAATTGATAAAAGCCATAGCCGGCTCTAAAAAAGTCTGCCGCCATATCCATCTGCCGGCCCAGGTCGGCGACGATAAAATTTTAAAAATGATGAATCGGAAATATTCAATCAAGCATTACGCGAATTTAATAAAAAAAATCAGGCGCGCCATGCCTGACGTCAGCATAACTACGGATATTATCGTCGGCTTTCCCGGGGAAACCGAGAAACAATTTAAAAATTCGGCCGAATTAATGAAAAAAATTAAATTTGATTTAGCTTATATCGTTCGCTACAGCCCGCGTCCGGGCACGGCGGCGTTTAAATTGGCCGATAATGTGCCGCAAGCGGAGAAAAAAAGGCGCGAAGAAAAGTTGACGAAGATACTGAAAAAGACGGCGTTTGATAATAATAAAAAATATATCGACAGGATTTTAAAAGTGTTGGTTGAAGGCGGGAATAAGGCGGGGGAGCTGTTCGGCAAGACGGCCACGGAAAAAAATGTTAAATTTTCTATGGCAAATAAAAAAGACGGGCTAATTGGAAAATTTGTAAATGTTAAAATTACTAAAGCGCGGGATTTCGGCTTAATTGGAGCCGCGGCTGAATAATCAATAAGCAATTATGCGCCAGGGCAATAAAAAAATCATCGTAATTCTCGGGCCGACCTCCAGCGGAAAAACCAAATTGGCGGTTGAGCTCGCGAATAAATTTAACGGCGAAATCATCAGCGCGGATTCAAGGCAGGTTTATCGCGGCATGGATATCGGCACAGGCAAAGATTTGGCCGAATATAAAGCCGGCAAAAAAATCATACCGTATCATTTGATAGACATAGCCAACCCTAAGGCTAGGTTTAATGTGGCTAAATATCAAAAATTAGCCTTTAAAGCCATTGACGGTATTTTACGGCGCGGCAAACTGCCGATTCTGGCCGGCGGCAGCGGTTTATACCTACAGGCCGTGGTTGATAATTTTCAGCTGTCAAACAGTAAGCCGGATTTAGATTTAAGAAAAAAATTGGAAAAATTAGGCGTTAGCCGGCTTGGCGCTGAAATAAAAAAATTGTCGCCTAAAATGGCGGCGAAAATAAATGATAGCGACAGTAAAAACAAGCGCCGCTTAATCCGCTATCTGGAAATTTTATTATCGGATAAAAATTTTAAAAGCGGGAAAGCCGAAGAAAAATATGAATTTTTAATCATTGGTCCGGCCTGCTCCCGCGAGGCGCTGAAAAAGAGAATTTATAAGAGATTGATATATAGATTGGAAAAAGAAAAAATGGTGGACGAGGTTAAGCGCTTGCGCGGCCGGGGCTTAAGCTTTAAGAAGCTTGAAGCTTTCGGTTTAGAGTATAAATTCATCGCTTTGTATTTGCAGGGCGAACTGCGATATGATGAGACGGCGGAAAAATTGAATATAGCCATTAATCAGTTCGCCGGCCGCCAGCTGTCCTGGTTTAGGCGCTGGCAAAGGCAGGGCAGGAAGATTAATTGGGTAAAAAATACAGGACAAGCAGTAAAAGTTGTTAGCGGATTTTTAGAATAAAAAAAGGCCGGATGTTAAATTCATCCGGCTTTGTTGTTAGCCACATATAAAGGTTATGCGCTAATTTGGGTTTTTTGTTGAATGACACAACACCTGCTTAGTTCTGGCATAGGACGATTCTGCAATATAAATTCGATAAAACATTTAATGCAGGCATCATATGATCCATTAACTGCATAAACTGGGGCAACTCCTACCGAGCATATTTTGCAAATTCCTATTTTGGGTATGGGTAGCAGTTCATTCAGTATATCAATTGCATGTGTTACTGGGATTCCTCTGATGGGGCCTCCGCAATCTACTAGCCTCCTTTCGTTGGTACACGATAGGCCGAATAGTCCGCAACCAAGAGCTTGGTAACAAATAGAATTTTGCATATTTTTTCTCTCCTCAAAAGAACATCGTTATTTGTTTTTATTATTATTTTTTGAATACTCCATTGATTCTTGTTCTCTGGTTTGGCCCTCTTGATTTCTCCATCTATTGCAAAATCTGCCTGCCGATGGCGCATCCTTAAAGAGTTCTTTACAGTTTTTTTTAACTGAACAGTTATCGCATCCGTTCATATTTCCTCCTTTTTTAAAAGATCAGTTAATAAATATGTATTTTGTTTTATTTTACCTCCTAAAAAAATTCCCCGTTATTTGGAACGGGGAATTTTTTTAGAAAATAATTTTCTGCCTCGGGCATGAGCCCAAGTTCATATATGAAAATTCTTTTTTCAGGCGATTATTTTTTTGCATTGTCATTATTCTAGCATATTATAAATATTTGTCAAATAAGCTAATATTAGTGATAAATTGATAATATAAAAATATTTTGTATTTTTTTTCTTGACAAATTATAATAAAGAAGTTAAGGTTTATAGTTGATTGATTTAATAATTTAAATACGGGTGGGTGGGAGGGAAAAGCGATGGAAAATATTAATAGAATGTTGACTGCGATGGTCAGAGAAGGTTTAATCAGTCACGAAGTACAATTGTTCTTACAAAAATTTTTTATGTCGCGCATGTGCTTAAAAAGTGATATAAAAGAACAAGATGTCGCACACATTATTAAGGAAATGGCGATCACCAAATTTGGTTCAGAGCTTAGTTTAAACGCCGATTTTCTTACCGGCGATTTTAAGAAAATGTACCCAAAGTTAATCGCCGAAGCAGCTTTGGGCGAAAGTATTTCATCATTAGATTTGGAAAAGATATTTTTTGTCTTTTGCCAAGTCCACGATGACACGACAGCCAAAAATTAAAAGGGAGCCATTTATAAAGGGCTCCCATTTTTTATTTTTAAAATATATATTAAATAATCAGGCTAATGCCGCGTTTTTTTAGTTCATCTTTGACCCCCATGAGGGCGAATTGTTCTGCCATTTCTTTTTCCGTATCATCCACCTTTTCTGGTTCGATTTTAGCTAAAATTTTTCCCCATTCGTTGATTTGTTTTGCGTCAGGAAAACTTTGATCGTTAAAAATTTCTTCAACTGTTTTTAATGCTTCTTCTTTAACTTTTTCATTTATTCCGGCTGATTTAATTTTTTCTATAACTTTTTCTTTGGCCATATTTGGTATTCTTTTGTCCCAGGGAAGCATCTCTGTAATTTTTTCTTGTTGCATATTTTTTTATTAATTTATTAAAGCAAAATTATATGAATTTATTTATTTTTTTAATATCTCCTTCAATATCTCAATTAATAGTTTGGGGTTGGCTTTACCGCGCGTGGCGGCCATAACCTGGCCGACCAGAAACTGTAAGACATTGGTTTTTCCGGCCTTGTACTCGCCGGCTTGCTTCTGGTTTTTAAATAACACTTCGGCGATGATTTTTTCCAAAGCTTCCCGGTCGTCAAGTTGCTCCAGGCCTAAATCCGCCATTATCTCTGACGGGTCGCCGCCGTTTTTATACATTTTAGCTAAAATGGTTTGGGCGGCCGAAGAATTGATTTTATCCTGATAGACCAGGCAAATGAATTCGGCGAAATTTTCCGGCGTGATTTTATTGTCTTTAATGCTTAGATTATCATTTTTTAAATGTTTAAACAGCTCGTTAATCAGCCAGTTGGCCGCGGCTTTGGCTAATTTATGCTTTTGCCTTTCCCAGTCATCGCCCGAAGATTTAATCCAGGCGCGCAGTTCGGAAATTACTTTTTCGGCGTAGCCGGCCAAAGCTTTGTCCGAAGCCAGGATTTCCGCTTCATAATCGGAAAAACAATATTCCTCTTTAAACCTTTTTATTTTTTGCGCCGGCAATTCGGCCATCTCGGCTTTTATTTTATCAATCCATTTTTGGCTGATTTTTAAAGGCGGAATATCCGGCTCGGGAAAATAGCGGTAATCAGCCGAGGTTTCTTTTATCCGCTGGCTGAAAGTTATGCCTTTGTCATTATTCCAGCCGCGCGTTTCCTGAATCAGCTTGCCGCCGTCCGTTAAAGCTTTAATTTGCCGCTTGATTTCGTAATCAACGGCTTTTTCCATGTACTTAAAAGAATTTATATTTTTCAGCTCAACCTTGGGATTTAATTTATAATCGCCGATGGGCATGATTTGCCCGTTGGTATATTTCCATTTGCCTTTTGCCTGCAGGCTGATATTGGCCTCGCATCTCATCTCGCCTTTTTCCATATCGGCGTTAGAGATATTCAGGAATCTTAAAATTTGCTGATAGCTTTGGGCGAATTTTTTAGCCGTGGCCGCGTCTTTTATAACCGGCTCGGTAACTAATTCAATCAAAGGCGTGCCGGCGCGGTTGTAATCCACTAAAGAATATTTTTTTCCGGCCGGATGGATTAATTTGCCCGTGTCTTCTTCAAGATGGATTCTGGTCACTAAAACCGGCTTATCGTCAACTTCCAAAAAGCCGTCGTAAGCGATCGGCAAATCATATTGGGAGATTTGGTAGCCTTTGGGCAGGTCGGGATAAAAATAGTTTTTGCGGTCAAACTTGGAAAGTTTATTGATTTTGCAATTTAAAGCCAGGCCGATTAAAATAGTCCATTCAATGGCTTGCTTATTAGGCAGAGGCAGAGTGCCGGGATGCGCTAGGCAGATCGGGCAGACGGTCGTATTGGGCTTTTTGTTCTGCGCGTCGTTATCGCACGAGCAGAACATTTTTGATTTGGTTTTTAGCTCGGCGTGTATTTCCAGGCCGATAATGACGTCGTATTCCATATTTAATTATTTCCATTCTTTAATAAATTGTTTGATAAATAATTTAGTAAATAAATATTTATCTTTAGCAATTTTTTTGGCGACTTTAGTGTTTAAATGTTTATAAGCCGACAATTCAAAATTTAAAGTATGTAAAACGCTGAAATTTCCCCCGAAAATAATATGGGGGCTGAATTTAATATTTTTATTCCACATCGTTTTGTTATATTTTCCAGCCCAGATAAAATTTCTGCCAACGCCGATTGCTCCAAGAGATTCTATCCTATCGGCATCTTGGAAAATTTTTATTTCTAATTCTTTTGGCTTATGTTTACAATGATTCTTAACCCAGCAGTAATTATCATGTTCTTTAATAATTTTTAAAACTATAGGTATATTATTTTTCGGAAATTTTATTTTAGTTAAAATTTTAAAGGCTAATTTAACCGATTCATGGCTGTGCTCATTATGAGTTTTATTTATATAGCCGATATCATGGAGCAGGGCAGCGGCATATAAAATATCAAGATTAGCCTTTTTATAACTTTTAGAGATTATTTTGCAGATTTCATAAATCCTTAAGCCATGGTCTGCTCGATGAGCTACGTCCAAGTTATCTAATTCAGTTTTTGCTATAGTTAATAATTTTTTTCTCCAATCCATACATATTGAATTTATATAGTAATTTTACCTAAATTATTAACAAAAGTAAAATGAAGAAAAATTAAAACAGCCCCGAACTGCCAAAGCAGCCGTCTTTTCTGTCGGTTTCATCCGCGACGCGCCCTTCAACTATTTCCGGCAATTCAATCTTTTGAATTAATAATTGGGCGATTTTCTGTCCGGGCGCGATGTGGAAAATATCTTGGCCTAAATTTATGAGCTCTACGGTAACTTCGCCTCTGAAGCCGGCGTCAATCACTCCGGCTAAAGAGTGGATGCCGTTTTTCGCCAATCCGCCTTTATCCCAGACTAAACCAACAAACCCTTTAGGCAGGGCGATTTTTATTCCGGTTTTTATTATGGCGTATTTTCCCGGAGTTAAAGAATGATAGTCGGCCGAATATAAATCCAGCCCGGCGTCGTATTCGTAAGCGCGGGTCGGCAATTTAGCCCAGGAAGATATTTTTTCAACTTTAAGTTTTAAAATGTTTTCTTCGGCGCCGGTCGGCGATATGCTATTGTGTAATTCTTTAAAGTTGGCCGAATAGGGCGCGGGTTTAAAAAGCCTGATAATTTTTTCCCAGATTAAATTGCTGATATCTTCGCGGCTTAGCATTCGCCCGTCGGCAACGCATTCAATCAAGGTAAAATTCGGGAAATTTTGCGCTATTTGCGAATAAGTTTGTTCGGCTTTTTTCAAGTGGTTAAGGTCGTTTTGGTGGATGTCGTTGGTTTTGCCGTTCCAGTCTTGCTTTAGCCTGCTTTGGGCCAGTTGCTGGGAAATCTCCGCGTCCACATGGAGGATGATATTTAAATCCGGCTTAGGGATATCAAAAATT
It encodes:
- the miaA gene encoding tRNA (adenosine(37)-N6)-dimethylallyltransferase MiaA, which codes for MRQGNKKIIVILGPTSSGKTKLAVELANKFNGEIISADSRQVYRGMDIGTGKDLAEYKAGKKIIPYHLIDIANPKARFNVAKYQKLAFKAIDGILRRGKLPILAGGSGLYLQAVVDNFQLSNSKPDLDLRKKLEKLGVSRLGAEIKKLSPKMAAKINDSDSKNKRRLIRYLEILLSDKNFKSGKAEEKYEFLIIGPACSREALKKRIYKRLIYRLEKEKMVDEVKRLRGRGLSFKKLEAFGLEYKFIALYLQGELRYDETAEKLNIAINQFAGRQLSWFRRWQRQGRKINWVKNTGQAVKVVSGFLE
- a CDS encoding NUDIX hydrolase gives rise to the protein MSEEKKYPKVVVGVFIFNDKSELFLMAHRYWQNKFTIPGGHVEIGEKFEETVKREVKEETNLDIKDIEFLDFENMNNLKTKFTGPVNHLVSFLYKVRAKGDQKVILNKEGSSFKWQTVEEWLKQKEEVTDSSVEPMIKYFINNNQI
- the grpE gene encoding nucleotide exchange factor GrpE, which produces MSEEKEIDNFGCKYAITGVSAFIFNKDGKLLLTRSPKWGNLWVVPGGKVDFGESMEQTLKREMKEELNLDISNIEYLTTIELNRTEERPNLHMVVNEFIATADDDDVKLNDEHSEFDWRKPEEWFKEKDVYPATREIIGYYLNEFLPKKDCENLYKRALADYQNLLKQTAKEKMEFAVYANEQMLREILPVYDHLKMAIEHHSEESKDEWLTGVKFVVKQFKDVLEKIGVEEITAEKKFDHNLMEALSNEETEDESLDGKVAKQVKAGYKLNGKVIEPAKVIVYKLK
- the gatB gene encoding Asp-tRNA(Asn)/Glu-tRNA(Gln) amidotransferase subunit GatB; this encodes MEYDVIIGLEIHAELKTKSKMFCSCDNDAQNKKPNTTVCPICLAHPGTLPLPNKQAIEWTILIGLALNCKINKLSKFDRKNYFYPDLPKGYQISQYDLPIAYDGFLEVDDKPVLVTRIHLEEDTGKLIHPAGKKYSLVDYNRAGTPLIELVTEPVIKDAATAKKFAQSYQQILRFLNISNADMEKGEMRCEANISLQAKGKWKYTNGQIMPIGDYKLNPKVELKNINSFKYMEKAVDYEIKRQIKALTDGGKLIQETRGWNNDKGITFSQRIKETSADYRYFPEPDIPPLKISQKWIDKIKAEMAELPAQKIKRFKEEYCFSDYEAEILASDKALAGYAEKVISELRAWIKSSGDDWERQKHKLAKAAANWLINELFKHLKNDNLSIKDNKITPENFAEFICLVYQDKINSSAAQTILAKMYKNGGDPSEIMADLGLEQLDDREALEKIIAEVLFKNQKQAGEYKAGKTNVLQFLVGQVMAATRGKANPKLLIEILKEILKK
- a CDS encoding Hsp20/alpha crystallin family protein — translated: MSPIIKWMPSLESFEDMDKMFEDYMPTRAGFAGYVPAIDVYQDKDKVYIETQLAGIDPEKVDISINNNVLTIKGESEKKSEVEDKNYYRKEIRRGSFYRSVPLPSQVLGEKASAEAINGILKIVVPKALGTKPKTIKIKTSKK
- the dnaK gene encoding molecular chaperone DnaK, whose protein sequence is MSKILGIDLGTTNSAMAIIEGGQPKILENAEGNRTTPSIVAISKNGERLVGLTAKRQAVTNPENTVYAVKRLIGRSFESDEVQRDIKISPYKIVKANGGVKIKMGDKEFTPQEVSAMILAKLKADAEAKLGEKITEAIITVPAYFDDSQRQATKDAGRIAGLDVKRIINEPTAAALAYGFEKKKGEQIAVYDLGGGTFDISILDVSADTVEVKSTNGDTHLGGEDFDQRIINWIIEEFRKDQGIDLSKDTLSLQRIKEAAEKAKIELSTTMETEINQPFITTDANGPKHLVMKMTRAKLEELVGDLVEKTIAPCQSALKDAGFTIKDIQEIILVGGMTRMPLVQKKVKEFFGGKEPNLTVNPDEVVALGAAVQAGVLQGDVKDVLLLDVTPLTLGIETLGGVATALIERNTTIPTSKSQIFSTAAEGQTSVEIHVLQGERPMAADNKTLGRFILDGIPPAPRGVPQVEVSFDIDANGILNVKAKDKATSKEQKITITASSGLSKEEVEKMKKEAELHAEEDKKKKEQVETKNQAEAVIFQTEKLIKDAGDKIKPEELKELQNKIEDLKKIKDTDNLDGIKKKLEEVNAIAQKIGAAMYQAASAEASASQANQAGAQSGAEQPGAGEPKKEEPPIEGEFTEKK
- the dnaJ gene encoding molecular chaperone DnaJ yields the protein MNKDYYKVLGVDKNASAEEIKKSFRQKAHQCHPDKQGGDERKFKELNEAYQVLSDSKKRSQYDQFGSAFEHGQAGGAQGFGGFGDFSGGFNVNMDDLGDIFSGLGDVFGFGGGQGQRSRSARRGSDIQVLLAINFNEAVFGVEKEISLKKTVKCSKCQGEGREPGSEVITCKTCGGKGRVIRVQRTILGNMQVQMACEDCGGEGKSFKEKCSACRGAGLVQEIVNLKVKIPAGIDNNETIRLSGQGEAAAKGGQAGDLYLKIRVNPDRRFQRDGANIKSRAEIGFSQAALGDKIEIVTVDGPVDLKIPEGTQSGKIFILRDKGVPYLNGRGRGNHLVEVIVKTPAGLSRKQKELLKELGA
- the miaB gene encoding tRNA (N6-isopentenyl adenosine(37)-C2)-methylthiotransferase MiaB, encoding MKTYHIITIGCQMNKSDSERLAGVLEKQGYKKTDNKYRADLAVVNTCGVRQMAEDRIYGLIPDIKKANKKVKIILTGCLANRKDVRNRLKNYVDVWLPISEITNFQTKAKRGNDYLKIKPKYESKFSAYVPIGNGCDNFCSYCVVPYARGREVYRPVKDILGEVKSLAEKNYKEIVLIAQNVNSYKSGKTDFAGLLKLVNNIKGDFWLRFITSHPKDMSDKLIKAIAGSKKVCRHIHLPAQVGDDKILKMMNRKYSIKHYANLIKKIRRAMPDVSITTDIIVGFPGETEKQFKNSAELMKKIKFDLAYIVRYSPRPGTAAFKLADNVPQAEKKRREEKLTKILKKTAFDNNKKYIDRILKVLVEGGNKAGELFGKTATEKNVKFSMANKKDGLIGKFVNVKITKARDFGLIGAAAE
- a CDS encoding DUF559 domain-containing protein; this translates as MEKAKNNLVYNQPCLKSIRKKLRQQDIPAEKVLWNKIRNKQLKYKFRRQYSVGRYVLDFYCPKVKLGIEVDGATHGNKIEIKKDIGKENFINRFGVKIIRFINFDIYYEIDGVLTEINSQCEKRESELKTRPHPNPLLIKERE